The genomic region GCAATTAGTTTCTCAATACCGGCCTTGCGGGCAAGTTCAATGTTTTTCATGAGACTGTCATAAGCTTCGCCCTGATCAGGTATTACAACAGCAGGAATGTCACAGGAAGCAATTTCAGAAGCAATTTCTTCAATATTGCTACTATCCAGACTTAGAACCATGTCAATTCCGCAATTGAGGGCTTCCCTGATAAGCACCGGGTCAAGAGTGTCAATACTCACAGGAAGATTCGTTGTCCTGCGAGCAATATTGATAGCTCGCTTTACATCATCAGGATTAGCATGCAGGGATGCGCCAAGATCAATCATATCCGCACCCTTCATTTCAAAACTACGGATGCGTAGTTCAAGTGCTTCAGGAGCAAGTCCCGTGGCATCGACAACCTCTGTCAATACCTTCATACGGGAATTGCCTCCAATTTTCATTCCACGTAATTTCAGTGGACAATTAGCAGCATCCTCAATTTCTTCAACCTTTTCAATTGCCATGGCGCGTCTTACGTCTGCCAGAAGTTCACAGGCAGGAATTTCTGTTGAAAATTCCATGCTTTCCGTGAATGGAAGAACAAAACCGAGATCATAGGCATGTTTGGGACCAAGACGTATTTTGCATCCCAACTCCTGTTCTGTTTTTTCGAAGTTTCCGGAAACAAGACCAGGAATGAATATCAGATCATAATTAAAAACTGGAATTTGATCTTTGATCGCAGCAAGCAGTTTACGGGGAGTAATGAATGCGGCAACCTGGGTGTCGGCAACAACAACATCGGCATGATTACCTATTGCATTCCTTACAGTCTGTTCAGCAAGTCTGCCCGTAGCTATCAGTATTTTCATGAATGGAAATAGTAGTGAAAGTAAAAAAGAATATCTGCCAATCCTAATAACTTATTTTGGAAAAATTGACAGATCCGGCTTAATGCCGGACTGATGTTAATTAAAGCAATCAGTGAATGATATCAATGATTGATCCGCCGTTGTTCTTTGACTGAATTGGCTCAACAACGGAGCGGCTGACCTTGTTCACAGATGGGCTTGCGCGCCTGTATGCACGTGGTGCCTCTGCATGAACAGGTTCACGTACACTATCATATGATATACTACTGCACTGTGGCTGTCCGAGAATCTGTGCTGA from Methanolobus tindarius DSM 2278 harbors:
- a CDS encoding dihydropteroate synthase-like protein, with amino-acid sequence MKILIATGRLAEQTVRNAIGNHADVVVADTQVAAFITPRKLLAAIKDQIPVFNYDLIFIPGLVSGNFEKTEQELGCKIRLGPKHAYDLGFVLPFTESMEFSTEIPACELLADVRRAMAIEKVEEIEDAANCPLKLRGMKIGGNSRMKVLTEVVDATGLAPEALELRIRSFEMKGADMIDLGASLHANPDDVKRAINIARRTTNLPVSIDTLDPVLIREALNCGIDMVLSLDSSNIEEIASEIASCDIPAVVIPDQGEAYDSLMKNIELARKAGIEKLIADPVLDPIGHGIAVSIVRYKEFHEKNPDIPVFYGIGNVTELIDVDSTGVNATLCGIGADVGASILFTPEYSNKTQGSINELKRASQMMMLAKERESSPKDLGIDLIEIKEKRRRTDSVLPETFVSAEKSKMWTVDPKGSIRISIIPDQFGMKDGCILAEHDNTSIVGKTAREVMDTILKMELVSRMEHAAYLGQELKKAELALKLGRSYAQDDEF